The sequence below is a genomic window from Uranotaenia lowii strain MFRU-FL chromosome 2, ASM2978415v1, whole genome shotgun sequence.
acatcCACTGGAGCATTGGGGAGGAATATGGTATTTGAATATGTTAACCTACTCCTTTCTAACTTTCCAACTATTTGAATATAtctgagagagagaaaaaaaaaaactccacctccgaatgatctgaaaaatagaaaagaacattaagaaaaatagaaaagaacattaaaatgacaataaaaggtcaaacaatcatttctgATCGGACCAGATTGACCATGTGATTGAGCTTTAGTTAAAAGCCGTGGGACCGACATCTAGGGGTTCCGTTTCACTTATGGTCGGAAGTGATCCGTTGATGCCTATAGCAACACTGAACTGTGATACTCTCACTATTCTATATTTAATGTTGCTATACGTCAAGGTATACCCATTTatatcaaagtgatataaatgaGCACTCAATCACGCCAATCATTTTTTGACCGTCGAAAGTCacagaaaaaagattttgggAACAAAAGAACATATTATTGGAGGATGCCAAATGATTGCGTAAAACATCTTAAACTGGTGTTcagcggaaaaaaaattattgcataaaatcaactttttaggatttggataattttagggCGACAGTgtagtttttgcaattttgacatttttctctttttctgttatttttgtcacttttgtcaatgtTGTACGTGGTCGTAcctaaatattgttttttttttattgattttgtcttcattttttaattagaacatttttcttctttttgtttttgccattcatgcccgtttaaaatttttgccagtttttcaattcaagcaattttctcattttcgctttttgccaattttaactttttcgtcATTTCAGACATTTGGTATGTTTGgtcgtttttgttaatttggtcactttgataatttttgtcatttttgtcgtttttgtcatttttgtcatttcatttttgcaattttgtcatgcttttatttttctttttttgtttttattttgtaattcttgttcttttttgttatttttgaaatttttgtgattccATCATTATTGTCGATTTTGCACTTTCTcttaatttttaccatttttgtaatttatattatttttgcaacgttaagtaatttttgtaatttttatttgtcatttttataagtttAGTAATTATCTgtagtaatttttatcatttttgtaattttaatctttttttttattttagtaattttgattatttttgtcgttttttattttcttgatttatatCCTTTTTTTGCAATGTcggttatttattatttttgtttttttaacctatttgtaatttgtgccattttttttaattatttttttttaatttgtaaattcattatcttgtcattgtcaattttgatattttttgcatttttgacaattttaaaattttggtaagttttgacatttttgtcaattaaatcaatttgtctcaattttttaaatttatttttcatttgatttttgtcatcattgttttgtaaattttgtaatcttaaaaaaattggaaattttgtaaCTATTGTCGTCTTTTTAgactttaattttcaaaagtctaTCAGCTTTAACCAGTGGATTAAACAGCCAAACGGTGAGAATTGAGAATACTTCCTTCCACGTAATACAATAATAGCTCGACAGTTACGTgcattttaacaatattttatttatgcatATTTTTAAACAGACTTTGATCAAATGATCATAACCATGAGCTACCTACCATCTGGAAGCATAGCAAATAGTGGTCTAGTTTGGTGCTGAATTGACGATATAGGTAAAATCGTATCGAGTTTGATTGGAAGCGAGAATTCACAAACGCTTCGGGCAAAAAACCAACCTGCCGAAAGACAATGATGAGCCAGCATGCCCATTAGACAAGACATGGCTAAATATGATGGACCGAAAGAATTCCAGTTCTGATCGAGTCAGCACTTCATTTGTTGGAAATACTTTGGTTGACAAAACCGGACTTATGTGTCGTTGAAGGCGTTTGAAAAAGCCCGCGGGTTGGCTGAAGGTCGTCAGGAAGATTGCACTCCTGATCCactcaaaaattaatataaagcGTGTCACATCGTTTGGACTAGCTTTTAAACTAACAAAGTTCAAACGATTCGACTCATTGAATAGCGATGTACGGTTTATTGTACGTTTTGTGGGTTAGTGTAGTTGGAGCGGCCGTCAATTCTCTAGAATCAAACGCGCTCCTGAAACGATGTCCTTGTGTTCCGATCAATACGTGTTACAGCCAGGGTATAAGTTTGAACGAACAGAACTATCTTAACCAGTATTTCCAGTGCGTTGACCACATGAAGATCCACTGTTGTGGACCTTACTATCCTACGTTGGGTAGTGAGGACTTCTATTTCGATGAATCGAATCTGGAACCACAAAAGTGGCGTGCCggggaaaaatatgaaacagtTTTTGTGGGAAATCCACCCGAGAAAGTAATGGTCGTTATGGCGGAAAAAGCTACAACTGCACCACCGGCGAGAGAAATCGTTCAAATCGTAACTGTTGTGCCAGAAATTTTGGAAACGACCACACAGTCTGATGAATCCACCACTGCGCTTGATTTTGCGGAGGCAACAACTGTAAAGACGGACGAGATCACAACAACGGAATTAATCGATGATATTACAGAAAGCCCAGAAGTTGTGACTAAAACTAGTACAAATGAAGTAGAAGCAACGACCGACTATCTAACAACTTCCATCCCTAGCACAACAGTAAAGGAAGAACAACACAAGACTGGCAAATACCTTAAACGAAAACCCACCAAAGCGGAGCGGGAATTTCACCAGAGCGAACCCCATCGAATGCGATTCCTACCTACAGTAACTCCTTCTAAAGTTCGTTCTACAACTCCTAATCTGCGAGTGGTTCCGATCAGAAAAAGTCTATACAACGCTGAATTCAGAAAACGATACCTTAGTGCCAGACTTAATAAACCAGCTTCAACATCTACGAGCAGCAATTAGTCGGCTTTCTTTTCTGTCTGTTCAGCAATTACCAAAAAACCAACcaacattttttcacaaaaaaaaattgaaagctgCTTTTGAGTAAATGTGCATTTTACATTATTGGTTTTtcgtatcaataaattttaataaacttacACAACACTGTCGATTGATCCAGCTTTCTAACACTCCGAACGTTCTAGACCTTCTTGACAATCTGGACAACATCCTCGTCGTTGAGGACGTGATCGATTCCAACCTTTTGCGGCTGATGCTTCACCGAGGAACCCCAAACGAGAGCACTGgaaatttaaaacgaaattagaaatttatggtATATTATATTGTCACCTTGACTTACTATTTGAATTCCTTGGCAATCGTACGATGGAGCTTATTACAAAAGCTTTCGATCGACGTGTGCTCGTGGTGCAACACAATTGGTGAACTATAGTCCGGTAATTGACCCTTAGGTTTAGTGTAGCTAAATTGAAAGGTTGATTCAAaatgaatgtttaaaatgttcGTACAATTTAaagatcaaataaaaattgtgacGTTTGTCTTGAATGCATACTCACATGCGCACCAGCTTCAAATAGCTCCACATCATTTCCAGCAAATCGTCAAAGTTCCAGTGATGGTGGGCGGAAATCGGTACGCAGTGGGGAATCTTGTATATCACATCCAGCTCTTCGATACTGATCTGATCGATCTTGTTCAGTAGATAGATGCACGGAATATAGATCCGGTTGCCTTCGATCACGTCGATCAGATCGTCGGTCGTGGCGTCATACTTGAGCGTGATGTCCGCATTATGGATCTTGTACTCGGACAAAATGGACTTTACCGTGTCCAAATCCAGTTCCGATTGGGAAACGGTTGCATTCAAATTCACGCCGCCCTTGTCTTTCTTGCGGAAACTTATGTTCGGCGGTTGTTTATTCAACCGCAGCCCGAAACCTTCCAATTCATGTTCTAGTAGTTTTTTATGGGTCAGCGGTTTCAACACATCAAGCACCATAAAAATTAGGTTGCAAGTTCGGGCCACCGCAATAACTTGCCGACCACGACCTTTACCATCTTTAGCACCCTCGATAATTCCGGGCAAATCCAGCAACTGAATCTTTGCGCCCTTATATTTAATACATCCGGGAACCGTTGTAAGCGTGGTGAACTCGTAGGCCGCCACTTCAGAGTAAACACCCGCTAAATTAGACAGTAAAGTTGATTTCCCCACCGAAGGAAACCCGACAAAACCGACTCGAGCGTCTCCGGTTTTGGACACTTCGAAACCCTGCTCAGATGCACCGCCGCCGCCTTTTGGGGTGATCAGTTCCCGGCGCAGTTTAGCTAATCGAGCCTTTAGCAGACCCAAATGGCCGGCCGTGGCCTTGTTTCGTTGAGTACGGGCCATCTATGGAACCATAACAAATACATGAACCATAACCTCTCAAAATCGAACAACTCCAAAAATCACTTACCTCGGCCTCGATTTGGgcgattttttccagaattgTACTCATGGTTGCAGAATCGGTTTAAGCTGATCGTCCCAAACAGGTTCACCGATGTTCCGGGGCGATTTTTACAGTTAAAAATGACCTAAAACCGAGGAAATAACTTCAAATTCGACAATGTGTCGGGCAGCCGACTGAACATGgtaaaaaaattagcaaatacGTCAACATGTTTTTTGTGGCCGCCTATAAATGATGCCAATTATTCCGAAATTTTTCGGCTTAAAaagccttttcaaaataatcttttcGTCTGCAGTTAGTTGatgataatttaatttagttaaaatcccagaaaaacaaaaaaacaaaaaaaaacaactatttgaGCGTATAgcgttgtttttgacatttcttacgcacacttgctgagcgtgtacagatgagacgggataattaacctcaaaaactctcggtacaaagaAGGAGagccggtcgacacacatgatcgtttttgaggttgattgtcccaaaactgaaaagtgtttttgaaacAACCTGCATAATACCACGaacactatcagcggcaaataggactatagcTAAAtagtttctaaatttaaattgctAATCACACTCTTGTTAAACTATATGTGTAGATGGAATAAGAAGTCCACCAAGATGAAgatccaaaaacaaaattcctttccatttttttttcattttcattgtgCCTTTTGATAACTCATACATGTTTTCAGCGTAAGtttatagagttgtttttgacatttcatacgcacacttgctgggcgtgtacagatgagaccggacaattaacctcaaacactctcggtacaaaaaatgAACAGCCGGTCAACGAACATGGTCGTTTTTAAGGTTAATTgccccaaaactgaaaagtgttggtggaacaaccagcataatatcacgaacactatcagcggcaaataggactattacgtttattaaatatttataaaatatttttgtctttcaatccatttttttaactggataaactttgaaaaggcttttttagattaattttaaatttaaaaaaatggaagccctgcttcaaaatttcaaaaatcaaaacacgagcgACATGTGTCAAAAAAGCGTTTTATGActgagaaaaaatcgttttatggAATCATGTGATTTATCATCAACTTCATAACTTAACATTCACaagctcaatttttcaatttatgttactaaaaaaaaggaaatttattaGTCATATTATTTTTAGCCGACCAGAATACGCAATTATTTCATAGTTCATAACTGACAGGATCATATTTAGCATCAAACTTAAATATCTTCTCTGAATTCATaagttaacacaaatttataggtTATCATCTGTTGTCTATGGATTTTCGAGACGAGCAAAATATGGAAGAACAaagcattgaaatttaattaaaaaacgaaaaatgtttaACAGAAATGGTAAATATTCCTTTGTAGTagtttaaaatacatttttccatattCGAATTCTTTTATCAGCGATGGGCTTCCCAAGAACTCCCGCCCCAGTTCGAAACTCATCTCTGCTGATGTCGGCATCGGCCATCCTCGAAACACCAACAATGATCAGGAAAACCGGAAGTCAGAATACTGGTCCGGCGAATAGTGGTTCCATTTTACAACCTGCTTCAGCGGCATCTGCCGCAGCAATGCAGTTCCTCATGATGCAAACTGCCTTTACCAACTCTGAGAAAGCTCACGCCGCTCACCAGAAAAGTATTCCGGAACGAACGGTAAATTTAGTTGTACATTCCAATCTGttagaaaaattcacttttaattCTGGCATCCGATTTTAAGGAATCGAGCGTTTCCCGTTTTAATTTGTCCATGTCCAATGTTCCGGATAGCACAACGACGGTTGCTACAAGGATTATCGAAAACTATCAAGTTTCCAGTAATGGAAATGAACTGAAAAGAAAGTTGGAACCCGTACCCGCGAAGTCGTCAAAAAGAGGCTCATTCGAATTGCTTCCCTTGAGGCCGCACAACCGAATCGGTAAGTCCAATTTCAATCTCAAAGCTCTCCCACCGATTCCATCAAGATCGGACAGACAAGATTCGTCCAGCACAGCCAAACCGAATGCCGGTAGTATGCTTCGCATCATAACTGGTTCGGTTGATAATATACTGAAGCTTAGCAAAAGCCCACAATCCGGAGACGGATTGACTCTGGTGGAGCTTTTTGTCAATATATTGAGCTTCAAAACGGGTGCGTACGATTGCGAGAAGATTCTGCTGCTGCGCAATCGATCCGGTCCCATTATTCAGGGAGTTTTCTACGAAATAGACTTTCGTATGGCCGGAATTGGGGTGGGTGATCTAGTGCGCTGCGTTGGCCGCCTTTCGGGTGGATCCCGATTACAGATTTTGAAGATTACACATGCCTCGCTCGAGGACGAGCAAATGGCTGCTCGGCTTCAAACCGTGAGCGGATTTGTGACCAATGTTAAACGTTGATCGAATCGTAATTAATTTGTATAATATAGTGtaaaacttttgaaactgaAATGGTGTGTAAAATATATGTCGTCATACATAGAATCTAAAACTACGGATTCATCTAATATGGAAATCTGATTTACAGTCAAACTTATCTTTTTAGTAACCGGTATTTTATAACagaatttaaaacttatcattACTGTAACTAAACTGGGGTTCTTTAAATGGGTTTTCTAATCAACAGTAAATAAGCAAGACACGTCTGATTTGGTTGGATACCAGAATCAAAAGGACTGGGTCGTTTATTTCATCTTATCTTCAGAGACAGCGAGGTTTCTGTTCCCAGAAAGGGATTGGACCTTTATATCGAAGGTCAGGATACTATATTGAAATATTGCTACAAAACGATCGCTTTTTGAACTTATCTAATTAAGTCACTCGTTcagaaaatctaataaattcaACTTTCTTTTATGGGTTTTCGGGGATAAGGTAGTCTGAAATCTCTAGGAATAACGACTCGATTCTTCATGAGACAACATTTGTATACTTACCTACTTTATCAAGAAGtttgtttgaattaaatcaTCAAAATAATCATAGCGCGTGCTTTAGAtcatttatgaatttaaaacactagattcaaaataaataaaagagacAATATACTTTTTTCTTGGGACATTGTTCTCAAATTTAAcgaagcaataaaaacaaaactcttTTAGGAACTGATAATATATTTGTACCAACGAGACTATTAAAGTTCACTGCCCGAGCGAAAACGAATGCTCAGTTAATAATTGAATACAATTAAGATACATAAAATCTATTGGAAAGTAACttaagtataaaaaaatgttagtcTTATTTTCATGTccacaaacaaaaattgtagCTGACTGTTATTTACAACAAtgctaaaattactaaatcttccctgctgccattacttttaacttttttgccttcTACACTAAAACTAAACTGAAACTAAATTAGTTCTATGAGAATATGTGATCAATTTGAAGCCACTCTCTGTTTGCCAACGATCAATCAAGGTTCATCTTTGCAGATGAACCAGATATATGCAAATGTGTTCAGAGAGCTGTAAGGCCACAGGTTTAATTTTCTTTGTCATAGACGATGAGTATGAGTTACTCGACAAGTAATATTATCATGAAAACCGTAAGACCACTCAAGAGGGCCGTCACGTAACCCAAATGGAATCGCCTTTCTTTATCGGAAAAGTTcctacaaaagaaaaaaaaagtattagttAAACATATATTATTTCGCGAAAAATTATTCAACTCACTTCTTCTTGCTGGCCGAAAACGGAGTCGGTGGATTAACGCCGGGAATACTGCTGTCCAAATAAACCACAAAGTAGGTAAACCAGGTGACGCCGGCCCCAAACAGCGTAGCCAACAACAAAACTGATGGATCCTGGAACTGGGCCAACGTATCGTTCATACGGCTTTGGAAGGCTTCCTGGTACCTCGGAAGACTGCCCTGGAAGGACAGAACGGTTCGCTGAACGATGGCCTGCTGCCACTGTTTAGCTGTGGCCAGTGATGCCGCAAACGTATCTGAAATGAACTCTTCGAGGGAACACATATCGATTAGTTTTCTGTGGTGTGGCGAGCAACAAAAAGAGCTGCTTGAGCAGTGCGAAATGATAAAGACTAGATAAAACAGGGTTTTATCCTATATGCAAGTGTATTGCTTGTACCTATTTTCAGTTATCTATACGATGACCGGCCACCCATTCTGAGTGGCAAGTTTTTATAACGATGATTTCATCCCTATTCCATCCGCCAGCGAAGATGGAACAATCGCATTCGGTGATTCGATCGAGTACGTATTTCCATCACAAACTGTTTGATGCTTCTGTACGAGTGCGAGCAACGTGTGCATTTTTCCACTTACTAAATCGTACAGTGTCGCTGGTGATAATAGAATCGCTAACGGTTTCTCTCATCAGCaaaagcaacaaattttaaacttcaacaattgcaaatactttaaaaacataaaaagacaaaaatatcaaaactttcaaaaataatccaaaatttcaaaattaaaaaaaaaaacaaaaatggttaaaaataaaaaaaaaaaaagattaagtttactaaaaatatcgaattttgaaaaattacttaaataacaaaaatggcattataaataaaatgaaaaactatgaaaaataacaaatcaaaagcaaaagcaaaaacggcaataattaaaagaaaaagatAAAGATCAAAACTACAAGAAAAAAGCAAGAAATAacatgaacaacaaaaactTCAGAAAAGACAACAATAATAAGAGCCAACAATTTTAGTGAAATGATTTTATACCATTACATTGTAATACTTGTTATAAAGTCAACTTAAAATGAGCACATCCAGTTAGCTTTTAGTGCTAactttattcaaagttttccaGTTTCGCAATTTCTTTGTGCTTCTTATCaactttttgaagtttaataccTATCTCttgcaattaaaatttcaagcgattATTGAATTGCTCTACTGAAACTTAAATTTCCCACTTAGTGGCATTCGTCACTACCCTCTTAGCCCTTAGCTTAAGGTGCTTTTcctgttgtgttgtgttgtctTGTTATGCTTCAAAACCTCAAACCAAAGCTTGCTATTCCTTGACCGTTTTGCTCAGATCAACAACAGTTTAATAGTGTGCGAGTCAATATTTGCAGCACCCTGTTGAAATCGAAGCGTAAATGGTAAACAAAATTAGCTCCATTCCCAGCTCGCCCTTTCGTTGGGTGTGTAAATGAAAACGTTCAGCTATTCTCGcacataaacgaaaaaaaacctacGAACGACCTTCTACGGTCGACAAATATGCAAATGATGCCTGGAGCAATCGCGTAGGTACACCTACGTGTAGGTAGCTAAGGTAGATGACAAGTTTTGACATCAAAGAAAACGCACTCACTTGTATCGAATGGCAGCAGGTATCCAAAAATCAGGCCGACAATGGCACAGCATGCTGCAAGGGCCAGAAACACTCGGGGAAGTTTCCCTCTAGTTGATCCCAGCTTGAGGCGGCTCAACTCCATCTCGGTGTCGTCGAAAGATAACTTCCTGGGTGGCCGTTGTTGGGGTGGCGACAGAATGGCCGTTGCTGCCACCGGAACTGCCGTCGTCGTTCCATTGCTTGGTTCCAGAAGGGTGATGTTGGAGGGCTGTTTCTCCGCTTCAATCGGCGCCGTCTTGTGGACGCCGTTCCCATTGGATGCTGCCGCGCCGTTGGCGGAGATGGAAGACGCCATCGATACTGGGTGCTGGAATACCGGAAACAAGAACTATTTTTAGACGGTTTATTCAATATTTGTAAACACGTACAATCTGTTTTGGAGGTCTggcggaaaaaaaaacttaattaagGTCATCGTATGCGCTTGCGTGGGAGTCCTCTAGTATGCATTGCATACTCCTTCTTTCCTCATTATTTATAGTATGGGTCGAAAGATGCACTTTCTGAGCAGCAGACTGTTTGAATGTCGGCAACCAGATTCTATTCAACCGGTGCCTGCTACGATTAAATTTGTATCTGATTACTTACCACTGTTGTTCAGCGTCTCAAAATCACGTTGTTCAACAACGTGGATACTTATCAACTAAAAAATTAACTGTACTTAAAAAAACCTCACTGAATAGTAAGCAGGGACCAAAATACCAACTAAATTTGACACAAAGCTTCGGCTAAACTGGCTGTTGACCGTTTCATCGTAACGAAATGAAATGCAGCTGACGGGTGAGAGAGATCTACACAGAATGAATACAAATAAGGAGGGAGATTAATGCTGGGCTATGCTTTCCGGACCTGGCCAGAGGGAGCCCCCCATGTGAATCCCTTTCGCTGAGAGAGCGGATGTTTTTTGGAGGTTTTGTGCTCTCTCAAAAGCATAGAAGTGTGAGTGTAgcaagttcaaatttattttgcgCGTGGAAAACGGAACAGGtaaaaatcgttgaaattttcaaaataattgaaaatgctTCATTTTGGCGCACTTTCGAAGGAAAACCAGGAAAACAAGTTACTCGCGTAAAATGAGTGAACTCGTATTATTTAAGCATGTAAGGTgtctattttcaattcaaattcaattaaaatttaaccCACGTAAATTAATTAAACaataacccaagtaacaattttaattCCAAAAGGTTTTGTATGCAAGCGAAAgtgttttataaaatattaGTATAGTATTTAATGCCTCAGACTGTATTTCAATAAGAACGCTTTATAACTGTCCTTCCAGATAGCTACAAAacctttataaaactttttataaaactccttatttaatttatttgagatttttcataagagttttcCAGAGTCTTATAAAGCAATTTCAATACTTCTTAATAAAACCatatatttgaacttttaagaaacCCAATTCGACTCGTCAAAATACAAAAAGCGTATGACAAAACCCAAAAGTTTTAATGATCCCAGTATTCTCTTGGTAATGACTTCATGAAGACAAAATAAAGGCATGAGGAACAGAATGTAAACAAATTAGTACTTTGAGAAATCCTATTTGACTcgtcaaaatacaaatttttagtCGAAAAACCTTTACATACCCCTTTTAAGAACAAAAAGCCTGAGAAAAAACTCTAAAGTTTTAATTTCAGCAATTTACTCTTGGCATTGACTTTAAGAAGACCAAATAGAGACAGAaggaacaaaatgtaaacaaactgcttgaacattttgaagttGGTTGTTTTCGCTTCGATGTGAATCGCTTTTCTTCAAAATGTACGAAATCTTTAGAAATTATCCTGCTGTAGGCTACCGGAGATAAAAATATGGGTAagtttgatgatgatttttatacagaacGGAAAAGCTCAGCGCAAACCaacactttatttatttccagcTCCGTAATTTATCATCAAGGCAGTAGAGGCAGTAGaaatttcttc
It includes:
- the LOC129749881 gene encoding uncharacterized protein LOC129749881, encoding MFNRNAMGFPRTPAPVRNSSLLMSASAILETPTMIRKTGSQNTGPANSGSILQPASAASAAAMQFLMMQTAFTNSEKAHAAHQKSIPERTESSVSRFNLSMSNVPDSTTTVATRIIENYQVSSNGNELKRKLEPVPAKSSKRGSFELLPLRPHNRIGKSNFNLKALPPIPSRSDRQDSSSTAKPNAGSMLRIITGSVDNILKLSKSPQSGDGLTLVELFVNILSFKTGAYDCEKILLLRNRSGPIIQGVFYEIDFRMAGIGVGDLVRCVGRLSGGSRLQILKITHASLEDEQMAARLQTVSGFVTNVKR
- the LOC129746021 gene encoding GTP-binding protein 128up, with product MSTILEKIAQIEAEMARTQRNKATAGHLGLLKARLAKLRRELITPKGGGGASEQGFEVSKTGDARVGFVGFPSVGKSTLLSNLAGVYSEVAAYEFTTLTTVPGCIKYKGAKIQLLDLPGIIEGAKDGKGRGRQVIAVARTCNLIFMVLDVLKPLTHKKLLEHELEGFGLRLNKQPPNISFRKKDKGGVNLNATVSQSELDLDTVKSILSEYKIHNADITLKYDATTDDLIDVIEGNRIYIPCIYLLNKIDQISIEELDVIYKIPHCVPISAHHHWNFDDLLEMMWSYLKLVRIYTKPKGQLPDYSSPIVLHHEHTSIESFCNKLHRTIAKEFKYALVWGSSVKHQPQKVGIDHVLNDEDVVQIVKKV
- the LOC129745669 gene encoding uncharacterized protein LOC129745669; protein product: MASSISANGAAASNGNGVHKTAPIEAEKQPSNITLLEPSNGTTTAVPVAATAILSPPQQRPPRKLSFDDTEMELSRLKLGSTRGKLPRVFLALAACCAIVGLIFGYLLPFDTKFISDTFAASLATAKQWQQAIVQRTVLSFQGSLPRYQEAFQSRMNDTLAQFQDPSVLLLATLFGAGVTWFTYFVVYLDSSIPGVNPPTPFSASKKKNFSDKERRFHLGYVTALLSGLTVFMIILLVE